A genomic stretch from Podospora pseudoanserina strain CBS 124.78 chromosome 3, whole genome shotgun sequence includes:
- a CDS encoding hypothetical protein (COG:U; EggNog:ENOG503NUEQ): protein MAGATAAKVRVLPYKDFLQPALQRRFATSGLVILVVAYLEALLLASWDSFFWAWFPLGPAGIRTFFFFLCGVLIITLRIAQHHPGVRTTSSPFATFLDSLRSFNTLETILTYAFSAWAFSQVYLWCLSEDAGLEYISYYHADRARLNEKAVFLTTHCVLVGVWHGLRHLFSDVDRLHYGIAKPPPQDADKMADKKANADDGDFNTQLQKLAQKLPEIVVFTLTQALTSTTATMITYSVFLRGFVWRFTMSLFRPVYNLPKTNMTPMTLPFSLTIILRCLWTSVLLTFVWTLGNEAFSLFMVKNPLKNNKPLTSESRDPNGSLLNGLKAKKLSIQCFAMWELAYIARDFPDRRKAIYEDIDRKNGPMWSQIYKICIDVLKQIETRIDNYEKYGKPTVPDPALDLNRNRAPEKKRLSETVPRDEEVFQPSPQRRGYREAIERTVGKIATDPGQPSQLSPRARKIAEFAKEELIKAQKQATGTDDTEGLAKDFATKFVESPFGWPFRQTYRRGVAKVLLGEPFGEVSLYANAAFALSGLAVRSLQEDKYGYVQRDVAGLVRTLTGLVRKVEGFREGVVVSWTDVEGRRESREVEEILEGLRWSLRGVVDGFGDYARDVGLSLGDLRLAREAAGVKKAVREEEEKEVKGRRLRLAGGETAAAGVKITEEEVMGRRLR from the exons ATGGCGGGTGCCACGGCTGCGAAAGTGAGGGTGCTGCCGTACAAGGATTTCCTCCAACCCGCGCTGCAGCGGAGGTTTGCGACGAGCGGGTTGGTGATCTTGGTGGTTGCCTACTTGGAGGCCCTGCTTCTGGCCAGTTGGGATTCAT TTTTCTGGGCGTGGTTCCCCCTTGGCCCAGCCGGCATTCGaacattcttcttcttcctctgtggcgttctcatcatcacccttcGGAtcgctcaacaccaccccggTGTCCGCACCACGAGCTCTCCCTTTGCCACcttcctcgacagcctccGGTCCTTCAACACGCTCGAGACGATTCTCACATATGCGTTTTCAGCGTGGGCCTTTAGTCAAGTCTACCTGTGGTGTCTGTCTGAGGACGCAGGGCTGGAGTACATCTCTTACTACCACGCCGATCGCGCGAGATTGAACGAGAAGGCCGTTTTCTTGACCACACACTGCGTGTTGGTGGGAGTATGGCACGGTCTCAGACACCTGTTTAGCGACGTCGACCGGTTGCACTACGGCATCGCGAAGCCTCCACCCCAGGACGCGGACAAGATGGCGGACAAGAAGGCCAATGCCGATGATGGAGACTTTAACACACAGCTCCAGAAGCTGGCGCAAAAGTTGCCCGAGATTGTCGTCTTCACCTTGACGCAGGCCTTGACgtccaccacggccaccatGATCACGTACTCGGTTTTCTTGCGGGGGTTTGTCTGGAGGTTTACCATGTCGCTCTTTCGGCCCGTCtacaacctccccaagacCAACATGACGCCCATGACGCTTCCGTTTTCGTTGACCATCATCCTGCGGTGCTTGTGGACCAGCGTGCTGCTCACGTTTGTGTGGACGCTTGGCAATGAAGCCTTTTCGCTGTTCATGGTCAAGAACCCGCTTAAGAACAACAAGCCGCTCACCTCGGAGTCGAGGGACCCCAACGGCAGTCTTCTGAACGGgttgaaggccaagaagctgtcCATTCAG TGCTTTGCCATGTGGGAACTAGCCTACATCGCCCGCGACTTCCCCGACCGCCGCAAGGCCATCTACGAGGACATTGACCGCAAGAACGGGCCCATGTGGTCCCAGATCTACAAGATCTGCATCGACGTCCTCAAGCAGATTGAAACAAGAATCGACAACTACGAAAAGTACGGCAAACCCACCGTCCCGGATCCGGCGTTGGATCTCAACCGAAACAGGGCCCCTGAAAAGAAACGTCTCAGTGAAACGGTCCCCAGAGACGAGGAGGTCTTTCAGCCTTCTCCCCAGAGAAGGGGCTACCGGGAGGCGATCGAGCGGACGGTGGGGAAAATTGCTACCGATCCGGGGCAGCCGTCGCAGCTTAGTCCGCGGGCGAGGAAAATCGCCGAGTttgccaaggaggagctgatCAAGGCCCAGAAGCAGGCCACGGGGACGGACGACACGGAGGGTTTGGCCAAGGACTTTGCGACCAAGTTTGTAGAGAGCCCGTTTGGTTGGCCGTTTAGACAGACGTACCGCAGAGGGGTGGCAaaggtgctgctgggggagccgtttggggaggtgagccTGTATGCGAACGCTGCTTTTGCGCTTAGTGGGCTGGCGGTGAGGAGTTTGCAGGAGGACAAGTATGGGTATGTGCAGAGGGAtgtggcggggttggtgaggaccTTGAcagggttggtgaggaaggtggagggtttcagggagggggtggtggttagcTGGACGGATGTGGAGGGGCGGAGGGAgtcgagggaggtggaggagatattggaggggttgaggtggagtttgaggggggtggtggatgggtttggggatTATGCTAGGGATGTtgggttgagtttgggggatttgaggttggcgagggaggcggccggggtgaagaaggctgtcagggaggaggaggagaaggaggtgaaggggaggcggttgaggttggctgggggggagacggcggcggcgggggtgaagattacggaggaggaggtgatggggaggcggttgaggtag
- the TRM2 gene encoding tRNA(m5U54)methyltransferase (COG:H; EggNog:ENOG503NVPX): protein MRFGAIRVFSKGPSLGTFSKTSASLRYSSQSYSTRFCFTTSTSVKMASTSAPAAAGGGEGVQQIDSYKLQHQQQKQQTGKRPFPNGQGGGGKGGRGGKFKKKGKKAKPPAEGGHDEVLRLDIEALMAKSRNEAAEGAEGEEASAEEEILPEQGSEVLVEVVALSSTGDGLAKMKGSDRIYVVPFAVPGDMVTVKAYRHEETHTVADFISVVDPSPLRDDSRIQCKYFSKCSGCQFQMLDYAEQLRIKRETVVKAYKNFSQLTPELVPEILDTIGSPLQYNYRTKLTPHFDGPWNNPRRGPKKHLESCPPIGFTPKSARKVMDIEDCPIATPAVRKGLTAERERMKTEFSKYSNGATILLRENTIRVPAGGEAPSDIPSDAVVVRTPEYTDYKTHITDNNATSTEHVDDFIFTNPAGSFFQNNNSILSPFTQYIRDHILPPANKEGIKYLIDAYSGSGLFTITQSALFPGGSIGIDIAEGSIAYARKNAKLNNLDEGQCKFIAADAPELFKSVEGYNPDETVVVLDPPRKGCDASFLSQLLRFGPRRVVYVSCNVHTQARDVGVLVRGEVEGVVDDTEETDGTERKKTRYEIESLRGFDFFPQTAHVEGVAVLNRVEER from the coding sequence ATGCGATTCGGCGCCATCAGAGTTTTTTCGAAGGGACCTTCTCTCGGCACTTTTTCCAAAACTTCAGCCTCGCTGCGCTATAGCAGCCAATCATATTCAACCAGATTCTGCTTCACAACCTCGACCAGTGTCAAAATGGCTTCCACGTCGGCACCTGCCGcggctgggggtggtgaaggagtcCAGCAGATCGACAGCTACAAGCtccaacatcagcaacagaAGCAGCAGACAGGAAAGAGACCATTTCCGAACggccaaggcggcggtggaaaGGGTGGACGTGGTggcaagttcaagaagaagggaaagaaggcGAAGCCGCCTGCCGAGGGTGGACACGATGAGGTCCTCCGGCTTGATATTGAGGCTCTGATGGCCAAGAGCAGGAACGAGGCCGCCGAGGGTGCtgagggtgaagaagcttccgccgaggaggaaatTTTGCCAGAGCAGGGGAGCGAGGTTCTTGTCGAAGTTGTGGCGTTGTCTTCCACCGGTGACGGCCTGGCAAAGATGAAGGGCTCTGATCGCATCTATGTCGTCCCGTTCGCCGTTCCGGGAGATATGGTCACGGTCAAGGCCTACCGCCACGAAGAAACCCACACCGTCGCCGACTTCATTTCTGTGGTTgacccctctcccctccgcGACGACAGCCGCATCCAGTGCAAGTACTTCTCCAAGTGCTCCGGCTGCCAGTTCCAAATGCTCGACTACGCCGAACAGCTCCGGATCAAGAGGGAGACTGTCGTCAAGGCCTACAAGAACTTCTCCCAACTCACCCCCGAGCTCGTCCCCGAGATTTTGGACACCATCGGCTCCCCTCTGCAGTACAACTACCGCACCAAGCTCACCCCTCACTTCGACGGGCCCTGGAACAACCCCCGCCGCGGCCCGAAGAAGCATCTCGAGTCTTGCCCACCGATAGGCTTCACCCCCAAGTCAGCCCGCAAGGTAATGGACATTGAAGACTGCCCCATCGCCACCCCCGCCGTGAGGAAGGGTCTCACGGCCGAGCGTGAGCGGATGAAGACCGAGTTCTCGAAATACTCCAACGGCGCCACGATTCTCCTGCGGGAAAACACGATCCGAGTTCCCGCCGGGGGTGAAGCGCCCTCTGACATTCCCTCCGATGCGGTCGTTGTCCGGACGCCGGAGTACACCGACTATAAGACTCACATCACGGACAACAACGCCACGAGCACCGAGCACGTTGACGacttcatcttcaccaacccggCCGGTTCGTTTTTTCAGAACAACAATTCCATCTTGTCGCCCTTTACGCAGTACATTAGGGATCACATTTTGCCTCCTGCCAATAAGGAGGGGATAAAGTACCTCATTGACGCCTACTCGGGCTCGGGGCTTTTCACCATCACGCAATCAGCTTTGTTTCCGGGGGGGAGCATCGGGATTGACATTGCCGAGGGCTCGATCGCTTATGCTAGGAAGAATGCAAAGTTGAACAATCTGGACGAGGGGCAGTGCAAATTCATTGCTGCCGACGCGCCGGAGCTGTTCAAGAGTGTGGAGGGGTATAACCCGGACGAGACggttgtggtgctggatccgccgaggaaggggtgTGACGCTAGCTTTTTGAGCCAGCTGCTGAGGTttgggccgaggagggttGTTTATGTGAGCTGTAATGTGCACACGCAGGCGAGGGAtgtgggggttttggttaggggggaggtggagggggttgttgatgatacGGAGGAGACGGACGGGACAGAGAGGAAAAAGACGAGGTATGAGATTGAGAGCTTGAGGGGGTTTGACTTTTTTCCGCAGACGGCTCACgttgagggggtggcggtgttgAACAGGGTTGAGGAGAGGTAG
- a CDS encoding hypothetical protein (EggNog:ENOG503PH1V), which translates to MSPKGTSKTLPIHIPIPCLSLTPSNLSPTISLSRCITPSKMKLLPLLLLPLPAATALFNPGGHFYPLLHRASCHGNNCNRAVTGTGAHLPPLTQRSADCRSFLLTTVTPAATTITKTVEPTPGARLLRRDELEEIEKRNEVMARQATITPTRVPSWVGGNCGSGPDEFRTGCLCFGVTGGVSTVPRRTVTVTETLDWCEE; encoded by the exons ATGTCACCAAAAGGCACAAGCAAAACCCTCCCCATTCATATACCCATCCCCTGCCTCTCCTTAaccccatccaacctctcTCCCACCATCTCTTTGTCTAGGTGTATAACCCCATCCAAAATGAAACTCCTCCCTCTATTACTCCTCCCATTACCAGCAGCGACagccctcttcaaccccggGGGGCACTtctaccccctcctccaccgcgcCTCCTGCCACGGCAACAACTGCAACCGCGCAGTAACAGGCACAGGagcccacctcccccccctaACCCAACGCTCAGCCGATTGTcggtcttttcttctcacaACCGTCACCCCAGCAGCGAC GACAATAACAAAAACAGTCGAGCCAACACCCGGCGCTAGACTCCTGAGACGAGATGAACTGGAGGAAATTGAAAAAAGGAATGAGGTGATGGCGAGACAGGCAACGATAACACCGACCAGGGTTCCATCCTGGGTTGGTGGGAACTGCGGGAGCGGGCCCGACGAGTTCAGGACGGGGTGCTTGTGCTTTGGGGTTACGGGTGGTGTTAGTACTGTGCCTAGGAGGACTGTGACTGTTACCGAGACGTTGGATTGGTGCGAGGAGTAG
- the PEP12 gene encoding SNAP receptor (COG:U; EggNog:ENOG503NZAW), with protein MSFDRLSAAEQGRSGRNYNNNQPPARSSIAGGSYTDDPDFTRLYQSLTTNLFKLNGNNQRLSGEISHLGTRRDTPRVRERVHELIEESRDLFKSVGEGVKKIQTWDEDVTPTQKYHQQKLSRDFTTSLTEFQSLQRTALEKQKASVSVLQSALPATSPSHQPQVLSSSPGSQQQLLLQEQELARLAPQDEVDFQEALILEREEEIRNIEQGVGDLNVLFQQVAQIVNEQGETLDTIVNNVENVRDDTRGADRELRSAARYQKNARSKACCLLLILVVILTVVLLAVFLG; from the coding sequence atgtCCTTCGACCgcctctccgccgccgagCAAGGCCGCTCCGGCCgcaactacaacaacaaccaaccccccgctCGCTCCTCCATCGCCGGGGGGTCCTACACCGACGACCCCGACTTCACCCGGCTCTAccaatccctcaccaccaacctcttcaagCTCAACGGCAACAACCAGCGCCTGTCGGGGGAGATCTCCCACCTCGGCACCCGCCGCGACACCCCCCGAGTCCGCGAGCGAGTCCACGAACTAATCGAAGAATCCCGCGATCTCTTCAAATCAGTCGGCGAAGGCGTCAAGAAAATCCAGACGTGGGACGAAGACGTCACACCAACCCAAAAATACCACCAGCAGAAACTCTCCCGTGACTTCACCACCTCTTTAACAGAATTCCAATCCCTCCAGCGGACCGCGTtggaaaaacaaaaagcttCTGTTTCCGTGCTTCAGTCCGCCCTCCCGGCCACGTCACcttcccaccaaccccaggtCTTGTCGTCCTCCCCCGGGTCACAACAGcaactccttcttcaagaacaagaactcGCCCGCCTGGCACCACAAGACGAGGTTGACTTTCAGGAGGCGCTCATTCTGGAACGGGAGGAGGAAATCAGGAATATTGAGCAGGGTGTGGGGGATTTGAATGTGCTTTTTCAGCAGGTGGCGCAGATTGTGAATGAGCAGGGCGAGACGTTGGACACGATTGTGAATAATGTCGAGAATGTGAGGGATGACACGAGGGGGGCGGACAGGGAGCTGAGGAGCGCGGCGAGATATCAGAAGAATGCGAGGAGCAAGGCttgttgcttgttgctgattttggtggtgatcctGACGGTGGTTTTGTTGGCTGTGTTTTTGGGTTAG
- a CDS encoding hypothetical protein (EggNog:ENOG503P40M; COG:U) produces MAHAMRAIGRLRAVRSPGALSISPSAIRAFSLATHNRASHPAFTSPASSTPLRPGTRLLQHKLNSQPQARSFSLINAFDTAIYNAQEYLLFLHTSLNIPWYLTIPLFAISLNMVLRLPTRLYVQSTFHRQAKLRHLSEIFAVQEVQRQTAQQKGKASKMDHLLQKLPVLHTKANNKFRKRWKLQSWRIIAAQLATFPVWLLGIEAIRWQSTATGGLLGSILNWFREKPVTAKAADPVELANSAIKTTLPPPPLDNSLTEAISSSAQDIATTTATTTTTTTQPAMEGILWIPDFALSDPYHILPLTLSAVLVANAIPKDKTKLARMFGKAPVVNPDEKLTGKEEFRRRLMLTGARLNFWFSVLVGPLTIGLPAAMHLYWITSSLGNWMAKRLLDLVWPVKKPKELMRMRLEPYFIYPMPVEKKKPVVEVVKTAETTTRPPVVTSKRAATAATVVKNDAEVPPQTKPAPAKPVSRFSAVRGVEKEKKGK; encoded by the coding sequence ATGGCCCATGCCATGAGAGCAATCGGCCGTCTACGGGCCGTCCGGAGCCCAGGGGCTCTGTCCATTTCCCCATCAGCTATCCGCGCCTTCAGCTTAGCTACTCACAACAGAGCCTCCCACCCGGCCTTCACCTCACCTGCCTCATCCACACCTCTCAGACCAGGAACTAGACTATTACAGCACAAACTCAACAGTCAACCCCAAGCCAGGTCCTTCTCCCTCATTAACGCCTTCGACACAGCCATATACAACGCCCAAGAgtacctcctcttcctccacacctccctcaacatcccatggtacctcaccatccccctcttcgccatctccctcaacatggtcctccgcctccccacaCGCCTCTACGTCCAGAGCACCTTCCACAGACAAGCCAAGCTGCGCCATCTCTCCGAGATCTTCGCCGTCCAAGAAGTCCAAAGGCAGACGGCTCAACAAAAAGGGAAAGCCAGCAAGATGgaccatctcctccagaaGCTCCCCGTGCTTCATACCAAAGCCAACAACAAATTCAGAAAGCGGTGGAAGCTCCAATCCTGGCGCATCATTGCAGCCCAGCTCGCAACTTTTCCCGTGTGGCTCTTGGGCATCGAGGCGATCAGATGGCAGAGCACCGCCACGGGAGGTCTGCTGGGGTCGATACTGAACTGGTTTCGTGAGAAACCGGTCACAGCAAAGGCTGCCGATCCTGTCGAGCTGGCTAATTCGGCCATCAAGACCaccctaccaccaccacccttagATAACTCCCTCACCGAagccatctcatcatccgccCAGGACATCGctaccaccacagcaacaacaacaacaacaacaacccaaccagcAATGGAGGGCATCCTCTGGATCCCAGACTTTGCCCTCTCCGATCCctaccacatcctccccttgaCCCTCTCGGCCGTCCTCGTCGCCAACGCGATCCCCAAGGACAAGACAAAACTTGCCAGGATGTTTGGTAAAGCCCCAGTCGTGAACCCGGACGAGAAGCTCACCGGGAAAGAGGAGTTCCGCCGGAGGCTGATGCTCACGGGAGCGAGGCTGAACTTTTGGTTCTCGGTCCTTGTCGGGCCGTTGACGATTGGGTTGCCGGCCGCGATGCACCTTTACTGGATCACGTCCAGCTTGGGTAATTGGATGGCGAAGAGGCTGCTTGATTTGGTCTGGCCGGTAAAGAAGCCAAAGGAgctgatgaggatgaggctggaGCCGTATTTCATTTATCCCATgccggtggagaagaagaagccggtggtcgaggtggtgaagacggCCGAGACAACTACCAGGCCACCGGTGGTGACGTCGAAAAGAGCAGCGACGGCGGCTACGGTGGTCAAGAATGATGCGGAGGTGCCGCCGCAGACGAAACCGGCCCCGGCGAAGCCAGTGTCTCGGTTTTCTGCCGTACGAGgggtcgagaaggagaagaaggggaaatAA
- the ALG11 gene encoding asparagine-linked glycosylation protein (EggNog:ENOG503NV7J; CAZy:GT4; BUSCO:EOG09262UB3; COG:M): MPSSISSLAVVPALCLIPILALAGPLLFRAVGALLGLYLRKKTDGRLSHILELTEQDEKKWREGRRSSGSSSSSGKDEEWEEVDTYTDGTSGNGGKGEADWDGVVGFFHPFCNAGGGGERVLWAAIRATQQRWPKAKCIVYTGDHDVNKDAILSRVENRFNIHLHPPTVNFLYLTTRHWVLASTWPRFTLAGQSFGSLIVAWDAFSLLVPDIFVDTMGYAFALGLSKFLFPEIPTAAYVHYPTISTDMLESLDPTSTVGSQGVHAGQGTGTRGKAKKLYWKLFAKVYSHVGASADVVMTNSTWTMGHIQKLWGPLRRSNRPIAVVYPPVAVSELEQEVEVSPQSEKKREKVLLYIAQFRPEKNHQLILQAFAEFVKTSKSPAAKEARLVLVGSVRDDHDSKRVYQLRLLVNELHIKARVEFHLDASWPEILEWLRRASVGVNGMWNEHFGIGVVEYQAAGLVSVVHDSGGPKMDIVVDVEGGFTGFHATTPSEFAEGFEKALSLENPLEVRLRARESAKRFTEEEFVRRWVREMEPVIGLNELKVTTEKRKV, encoded by the exons ATGCCGTCAAGTATCTCTTCTCTCGCCGTCGTTCCCGCGCTATGTCTCattcccatcctcgccctcgcggGCCCGTTGCTGTTCCGCGCCGTGGGAGCTTTGCTGGGGTTGTACCTTCGCAAGAAGACGGATGGTCGGTTGTCGCATATCCTCGAGCTCACTGAGCAGGACGAAAAGAAGTGGCGGGAAGGCCGGAGGAGCAGCGGTAGCAGTAGCAGCAGTgggaaggatgaggagtgggaggaggtggacacATACACTGATGGGACGTCGGGGAATGGGGGCAAGGGTGAGGCGGACTGGGATGGTGTCGTGGGCTTCTTTCACCCTTTTTG TAatgctggaggtggtggagagagagtTCTGTGGGCGGCCATCCGTGCGACACAGCAGCGCTGGCCAAAAGCAAAGTGTATAGTTTACACTGGGGACCATGATGTGAACAAGGACGCCATCCTGTCTAGAGTCGAG AACCGCTTCAAcattcacctccaccctcccaccGTCAATTTTCtctacctcaccacccgccaTTGGGTCCTCGCCTCCACATGGCCGCGCTTCACTCTTGCCGGCCAGTCTTTTGGTTCCCTCATCGTGGCCTGGGATGCCTTCAGTCTTTTGGTTCCCGACATTTTTGTTGACACCATGGGCTACGCCTTTGCGCTTGGGCTCTCCAAGTTTTTGTTTCCCGAAATTCCCACGGCCGCATACGTGCATTATCCCACCATTTCTACCGACATGCTCGAATCTCTTgatcccacctccaccgttGGCTCTCAGGGGGTCCACGCCGGCCAGGGCACCGGCACTCGtggcaaggccaagaagctgtACTGGAAGCTATTCGCCAAGGTCTATTCCCATGTTGGGGCTTCTGCAGACGTAGTCATGACCAACTCTACCTGGACTATGGGTCACATTCAGAAACTATGGGGTCCCTTGAGAAGATCTAACAGGCCAATTGCTGTGGTGTATCCTCCGGTGGCCGTCAGTGAACTCGAGCAAGAAGTCGAAGTCTCCCCTCAAagcgaaaagaaaagggaaaaggtgCTGCTATACATTGCGCAGTTCCGACCAGAAAAGAACCACCAGCTTATCCTCCAGGCTTTTGCCGAGTTTGTCAAGACGAGCAAGAGCCCGGCggccaaggaggcgaggctggtgttggtgggcaGTGTAAGGGATGATCACGACTCCAAGAGGGTGTATCAGCTCCGGTTGCTGGTGAACGAGCTGCACATCAAGGCCAGGGTGGAGTTTCATCTGGATGCGAGCTGGCCTGAGATCTTGGAGTGgctgaggagggcaagcGTGGGCGTGAACGGGATGTGGAATGAGCACTTTGGCatcggggtggtggagtaccaggctgctgggttggtgagcGTGGTGCATGATAGCGGGGGGCCGAAGATGGATATTGTTGTGGACGTCGAGGGGGGGTTTACTG GCTTCCATGCTACGACTCCGAGCGAGTTTGCTGAGGGGTTTGAAAAGGCGTTGAGCTTGGAGAACCCGTTGGAGGTGAGGCTGCGGGCGAGGGAGAGTGCAAAGAGGTttaccgaggaggagtttgtgaggaggtgggtgagggagatggagcctGTTATCGGCCTGAACGAGTTGAAGGTCACgacggagaagaggaaggtgtaG